GGCAATATTAAGGACCTTCCGCCGCCCGGTTCAAAGGACTGGCAGCATTGGTTGGATCATAAGGAGAAATATGGTATAATCCCCATCAAATATTTCCTGGAACCTGTGCCATGATGATACTGACATTATACTTCAGGTCCAATCAGCTCCATCACTGTCTTCGGACAGACTCTTGTTGTCCTGAATGATGCCGATATGGCTCTGGAGATGTTGGAAAAGCGTTCTGCGAAACACTCCTCCCGACCCCATCTTCCCATAGCAGAGTTGTATGTTCCACGAATTAACCTACCCTTCAGTAGCAACAAAAGAGACTAATCTTCACACCAAGATCCGGATGGGACAAGACACTTGGTCTTCTCCCCTACAACAACCGGTTTCGCGCCTACCGGAAAGCCACGTACCGCGAACTCGGGTCTGTTAACGCAGCAGGTAAATTCGATGGGATCGTTGATAAAGAAGTTACTAGGTTTCTTCTGCGCGTGATACATTCACCGAATAACTTGGTTAATCATCTTCGCAAGTAAGCTTTTAGCCTGCAAAAGTTGCTATGTGTCTAATGATACCATAGAGAGTCCGGAGCGATCATCCTGCGGATCGGATACGGATATACCATCGAGCCACATGCGAGAGATCCGCTAGTTGACCTGGTCGAAAAGGCGATGGACGACTTCTCTCAAGTCGTTCTTCCAGGAGCTTGGCTGGTTAACTTTGTTCCCTTCCGTTTGtctcccatcctccctcAGTGAGACTTAGATGCTGACAGCGCAGTGAAATACCTTCCCACCTGGTTCCcgggaggaaaagaaaacgagACAGCTAAGGAATACAAGGACAGACTGTCCATCATGCACGACAAGACATACGACTTCGTAAAGAACCAAATGGCAAAGGGCACGCATCAGCCATCGTATGTCTCCAGTCTGCTTGAAGAAGACACTGTCCTTCCAGGctcggaagaggaaatcGTAGTCAAGTATTCTGCTGGAGCTCTATACGGAGGTGGTGCTGATACGGTGCGTCTCGACCCTCCCAACAATCACCATATTTCCGCTAACCACACATAGACTGTCTCCGCTTTATCATGCTTCTTCATGGCCATGGCCCTGAACCCGACCGTCCAAAAGAAGGCTCAAGAAGAAATCGACCGGGTCGTAGGAACATCCCGACTCCCTGACCTCTCCGACCAGAATAATCTCCCCTACGTCAACGCCGTGTTCCAAGAAGTGTTCAGATGGCACCCAGTCACCCCCCTTAGTGTAACCCATGCCTCTAGTGAGGAAGACATCTTCAACGGCTACCTTATTCCCAAGGGCGCCATCATCGTTCCCAACGTCTGGTACGCatcctcccttccttcttcccattctcTCCAACTAATACCTGACCAAAACCAGGGCCTTCACCCACGACCCCACCAACTACAACAACCCCGAAGCATTCAACCCGGATCGCTTCCTCGGCGCAACCCCCGAGCCAGACCCCCGACTATACGCCTTCGGATTCGGCCGCCGCATCTGTCCCGGCCGCTTGCTCGCTGAGAAGAGCATTTTTCTCACTGTGGCACGGGCACTGGCGGTACTGAATATTCGAAAGAAGGTACGAGATGGTAAGGAAGTGCCTATTCGGGTGGAGTTTTCTTCAGGGACCATTAGCCATCCTGTTCCATTCGAGGTGGATCTGAAGCCGAGGAGTAAGGGGCATGAGGAATTGGTGAGGGCCGTGGAGAGGGAGTTTCCGTGGGAGGCGAGTCATGCGAAGGAGTTGGGGATTTGAGGGCATGTAGAGATGGAATGCTTGACGGAGGTATGGTGGCGGGATGTGGCGAAGTGTGTGAGGAATATCTTGTCTGCTTGGACGGTGAAGCATATAACACGTCGAGTAGGATCAGTTCAACGCGATCAGGACTGCCAAGACAGTCAGTATACATGAATAAATGAACACGATCGCGTCTATCTGGAGCTAAGTAGAACGCGTATGCTGTACCCTGTTGCACGCATAATGCAACCATAAAcgagataaaaataattcaagAGCAGCTGCTTGCTGTCCCTTACACAGAGTTCCATTGGTCCCGTTCTCCGATTTAACGGAACGGACCGACCGGATTCATTTTCCGTGTGATCCGGTCGCAATTATGTGGGGAAATGTATTATTGGGATGCAGGCGCAAGGGATTCACTGATGAAGGATTTGTGGTTGATATTATTTTCCAGGTGTTGAGATTAGCAGGGTATTTAGATGTTTGTTTTGTGGAAATGGGTGAGGGAGGGTTAGGgtagaaggaagaaagagttaGCCACAGGAGCCAGAACGGGGCCGggcggaaaaaaaaagaaattgccTCCACGCGGGATTGAACCACGGACCTCTTGATAACCGTAAAGGATACAAGTCAAGCGCTCTACCACTGAGCTATAAAGGCGATTCTTATCAGTTTTGAGCACAGTAGACCTTTATGTAGGGGAGCTATACTTAAACCTGTCAATCGACTTGTCGGTCTTCCATGAACATATTTACGGATTGTGGTACATTCTCTTTTACAATAAGTCATAAAATGCTTATAAGAGTATACTGAAAGAGAAATCACATCTAGTAGTCTGCTATACTTATAGTCTAGTCCCGGTGCCTAGACGTCCGAGGGCTCAGTCTCACTACCTCATGGTATGTCGTCCGCCTCGTCGAAGGATCGCAATGTCATGCTTCAAATATAGATGAGTGAACCACCAGCAATGGTGAATGTCAGCCGACCATGATAAACACCGAATAGCTGAAAGGCTCGACATACTCCTCAAGATGACTCCATCCAACACACAATGGGTGATGCGTCGGCTACCGAGCTACTAATAGCCCGGATATGTCGCACTCAATAGCAACAATTCGCCCGTGCTGATACCTGCTGGGCCTAAAGCAGCGACTAACAAGTAAACTGGACTTGAGACGTCATATTATTTTGTTCAGCCTGCATTCAGGGTTCTGGCACAATACAGGACAGCCTCTTACCCGTCAGCTTACTGGGGTCCCCGGCTGGCTGCCTTGCATATAAGCCAGGTCATATGAGGAGCCCCGACATATGACTTAGCATAAAATAAGCTTTGAATCAAGCTCATTGTAATAGTGTAAGTTATTTCATGGTGTCGATGAAGGACTCACACTGGTCTTTCGAAACTTATTTTGCTAgttctttctctcctgaATAGAAATATGCCCGCCTGTCATCGCTGCAAGGAAGTTAGCACCTTCAATCCAGCATACTAGAGTCGAGTATATGCAGTCTCGCttaactttaatattatcttttattctattttcaTGTAGATACATCACATATCCGTAACGTTGGCAATACTGTTGTGTACCAAAAGCCTTTTATACTATCACTCTTATTGGTCGCAAATACACATGGGAGGCCTGATGTCTCAGAGCCGTGGCGGAGCCCTACCAACGATATGCCGCGACCTTATTCAAAGTGGCTGACTGAGGTGCCTGAAAAAAGCAAGTAGTACAACATGAGGTGCCCTGTCTAGTTCCCATGCAATAGTTGTTCTATTTGTAGTGCCAGCGACTggcaaatatataaagaccCATTCTCCCGAACGATGTCAAGTTTTATCATTACTTACTAACTTCTTCCGAATTCACAACACTTTTGAACTCTTCTTCCGAAATTATTAACTACACGTTCATCATGAAGttcatcctctccttcgcccTCTATACAGCTACCGCCCTAGCCCAGGGCATCTACATCGAGTCCCCCGCCGCCGGCACGGAGCTGAAAGCCGGAGAAACAGTAACCGTGCAGATCGGTCGTCCGGTACGTCCATCCCACTCTCCACAATTACACCATACTTACCCCCTCACTCAtgctttctttcctggaATAGAGATTCCCCGAAAACATCGCTGAAATCGGCATCGCCATCGGTATCGAATCCTGCTCCGGGTCCTCAGGATGCACTGCCCCCGACTCGGCTATCGGAAATCTCCTATACAGCGGCCCCTATGATCCACAGTCTAACGGACCTCCTTACCCGTATGAGAACTTCACTGTCACTGTGCCGGATGTGACGGGCCCTGCGCAGATCGGGGTTGTTAGACCGTATTTGGTGGGGGTAAGTTCGATTCTTGTTGATTTGTAGGGAAGGTTTGATGATGAATTGCTGATGCGTGTAGCTTTCGTATGAGTTTGTGGTGGGGACGGCGGTGACGAATGTTACGATTGTGTAAGGGTGGATGGCTGGAGTGGGTTTGTGGTAGACGATagatggttgggttggtggtAGGTAAGAAGGAATACAATACTGCCTATTTTCTAAAACATTGTACTATTGTCCCGTGCTGTTCTATTgtagaagaatgaagaaacTAGGTACACGTGCTCACCAGCACAACTTATTCAACACATCTTATTTCACTCAGTCCGGCATGTTTAGCCTGTACATGCTGCTCAGCGTGAATGAAGCCTTGTGCGGCACTTGGACCTGCCGCAGAAGTGTACATATTTTGATCAAAAGTGAATTATGAAAcggaaaaaagaggaagaccaGGAGATCAAGACAaaatacagaaaaaaaaggaaacataACCACAAGTGAAGATAACTTGGTTTTGCAGGAGTTGAAGGATATTCTTTCTCCTGGGGTTCTGTCAGCATATCATACATCTTTCAATGCATCTGGATCAAACCAAACGAAGTAAACTCGGCCGGATTGAGCCCCAATTATAAGATCATTCTCCCGAGTTGCCCATGCATTGTCAAATTCGTTGTTTCGGTATTCTGGAGGCAACCAAAtacttttcttattattaagaattaccCAGTCGTCCTCAACAGAGATCTTGCACTTGGCAGACATGTCTTGTTTTGTAGGATTGGTAGGAAGTATACTTCGAATGCGAGGATCATAGATGCCACCAGTCTGTTCAGGGTGTCCTGTTTGTGTATTCCATATTCGAAATGTTTTTTGCCCGAAATCGGTAGCCAGCACTTGGTTTTCCGCAAAGAAATGGAGCAGGCATAGCATTTCATTACCATGGTCGAATTTCCATTTCTGTTGCCCGTTCTCGGTATTCCATACTCTGACTGTCCGATCAGATGAACTAGAGGCGAGTAGCTTGCTGCTTGGAGAGAAGGCAGCTGCTGTCACTTCGTCGTGGTGGCCTTTGAGGGTTCGCACCAATCTCCCATTCTCTGCACCCCATAATTTGACTGTGGAATCCAAAGAGTATGTTGCGACCAACCGACCATCTGGTGATAGTATCACACCTTCTATTGGCTCTGAGTGATGATCCATGCTTggctcctccctccccggggCCACCTTCCATAGCTTGACTGTATTATCATATGACCCCGATGCCACCAACTGGCCATCAGGTGAGAAGGCAACAGTTGTAGCATGGTTAACATGACCCTTTAGTGTTTGTTCTAGCGTTCCGGATTTTGTACTCCACAGTTGAACGGAGTTTTGCAATGGACCTGCAGAGATGAGATTGCTATCCGGGGAAAACACGGTCAAATCAAGCACATGTTCGTCATGAATTGTGTGCTTAATATTCCAAGTCGCAGTGTCCCACAGTGTGATAGTTCTATCATCTGAGGTACAGGCCAACATCCGGTTGTCAAGGGAAAATGCCACATTCGTGATCTTGCCCAAGTGAGCGAGCTCGTGCACTATAGTATCAGTCTCTATATTCACCAAAACCACTGTATTAGGAGCATAGGCGCGTATTGTAGCTGCTACCAATACCTGACCGTTTAGAGAAATGGCCGTGGGCGCGAGCGATGACGTTGAGCCCGAGGGTCGCCATTCCCACCTAAGTCTCCACGTCCCCTTCTCCCACACCTTCACAACACCATTGAACGATGCAGACCCCAATAGCTGGTTATTCAGAGAGAACATTAGATGAGCGATGTCTCCTGATTGCTCGAGTCTTCCTGTTTCACGCCATGTGATTGTATTCCATAGCCTGATACTACCATCACTCAACCCAGAAGCTAGTAGCTTGTTGTCTGGTGAAAACGCCACAGCTCTAACCCAACTTGGATGATCAAGTATCTTTTGTAGATTCCCTGTGAACGAGTCCCAGACTTTGACCATTTTATCTGAAGAGCCCGATGCCACCAGCAGTCCATCTGTAGAGAATGCAACAGAGCATACCCGATTTGAATGCTCAAGTGTTTGGAGCAGCGCACCCCATTCCGTATCAGTGCCAACTGTTCGTAGGATCCATTTGCAGACTTTCTTTCGGAACATGCACCTGATGATACTTCTCTCCGGCGAGAATATGAGACAGGAGACATAGAGCTGGAGAGGCGCTGCGGTCGCAATTGGCAGGTTCTGCAATATGAATCTTTCGGCGTCCATTAGAAAGTCCAACAGTACCGGCACGTTCTTAGTCTGGTTGAATATTAGCTTAAGTACAGGCTCGCTCAGACCCACTGGCTTACTTCTGAACTGGATTTCAATTGACCGACAAGCCTCACAATATCGGAAAACAGCCCCAGCAAACCCATTGCCTCTAGCCAGTGAAGAAAGTGTGTGTTGAAGAACGAAAGAATATCCTCCATGTCTGTGGACGTGCAGCCACTTTGAACTAGATGATAGACCCAGTAGCGACATGCATACCGAATACAATTCAAAGGGTCTGGATTGGGGATTTGCACATCTTGTATCGCAATTCCGTAATGAGACACGCCATATATGTTTTGCTTCAAGTTCTTTCTCAAACCATGGAGGGCTCTCTTATACAATTGGTGATGAAGCGTGGCCGACGAGACATTGTAGAGTCTTCGATAATGCTTTTGCAGATAATCTTGCGCTGATTGGTGGACCAGGTACACGGTATTGTTTCGAATGGTCAGAAAGGACCGACATTCCTGGACGACTGCTTCCGCTGTATCTTCACCCTCTGGAAGTTCTGCGAGAATTTCAATCTCGGACAAGGCCAGGGGATCTCTAGCAACCATAGCAGCCATGAGGACATTCCTGCAGCATGATGACATAATTTCGGAGTTTAAATTGGCCAATCTATCTAGCAGGTAGCCATAGAGGTCTTCCAAATCTTTTGGAATTTTGTCGACAATTTCGGCCCACATAAATTCGTGGGAGTTAATGAGCTCTCTGCAGACTAATGACACCCAGATGTAAGTGTTGCTTGCTTCAGCTTTCAATTTAGCAGCTAGTTCCTCGACACGATTCTTCTTACGTGCCTTATGCCTAAGCTGAACCATCTTGATATCAATATATCTGTCGATAGAGTGCGACATGTCATGTCCATCGAGCTTCAGAAGACTGTGTGTGGGCAGAGTGGGGTCCTGCACACTTGCTGGTATTTCTGGTAGTGGCCGACTGGAGACGAGCCACTTTATATTGAGCAGCTCTTCTGCCGAGGACGCATCATCGATGAATCTAGTCAGTAGTTCTCTGCTTTTCTCCTCGCATTCATCCATGGCAtcaatgataatgatggcTCGTTTCAAGCATTTATCCCCCAGCATCTTTCAAGCATTTATCCCCCAGCATCTTTCTGAGGATGTCACGTAGAGTTGTGAACGCATTTTTATCCGTAAGCAGCCTGCTTGCCGAATGAAAGTATTCCTTCTGAATGTGTGAAATCAGGAGTGGTTGTTCCAGAAGCAACAGCCATATTAGACTGCGTAGAACCGCAACGCCGTTGTTGGCTTGGTCATTCGTGGCTTGAcagaaaaaatatagaatcaACGGACGTTCTGTATCAACAAGTCCACGAGAAATCAGATCTTTTATGATGCCGATCAAGAGCATCGTCTTTCCAGTTCCTGCCTGACCACTAACCCACAAACGTGCAGGTGTGATATGATCCCACTTGCTGAACTGTCTGTATTCATTCGTGAGAAAAATCCATGTATACAGCTCTTCTATGATGCTCTCATTTCGGGCTTGTATATCTCCAATCTCAGCTCGAGGGTCAATCCAGCGGAGGGACTGCAGACAGTTGCGGTATTCGTCTAAGTCTTTTTGGTGCTCACTGGCTATAGTTATCTGTCTGATCTGGTCCTTAATATGTTCTTGGTTATAGAGGGTGAAGTCGCTTTGAAGCACCTTTTCTGCATCTTTGACAGCATTCAGGTTCCCGCTCCAATCATCCAAATCGAGAAAGCTCCGGAGCAGAACGAGAAGTTGACTTTTGTAATAGAAGCAGACGCTCTTGATTTGGTAGAAAAGCATTGACTCGTAGAGATCAACAATTCTAGCTTCGAGACTGTGATTCATCTCTCCCAGTGATGTATTGTTCTTGATATTCTGGTCACTCAACAGCTTGTCTACAGCTTTTGAATACCAGCTCATTCGGGAAACAACGTACGCCACTCCATTATACagatctgctgctgctttgactGGCCTGATCAAAATCTAATCAGTCAACATGGATCCAGAACATGAGCTGAGTATACTTACATCAATTGTGGAAGAAATCACTGCCCACGGAAGCGCGGTCTGTGGGATGCTTTGTAATGGAATGTCAAGGAATGCCTTTACTTGCGTTAAGACACCGGAAACATCATTCATTGTCTCCATGACATTTTTATTATCTCCAATCCTCTTCAGGGCCCTTGCGACTATCGCTCGCATtcgttcttcttccaaaTCTAAGCGAGGACTAATACCTTCACCAGCTGCATCAGAGATGGGCGTTTCGAGAAAGACCGCCAACACCAATTTTTCGTATGCTTGCAAATACTTTGCCTTTTTTGGATCCTGCGATATCTTATTGTAGGCTTTGTTCCATAGGGTATTGTGGATGGTGGTCAAACATTCTGTCGAGGCCGCCTTCTGGTTAGAATGATCAAGAACGTTTTCGTTCGCTTGTGGCTTTTCTTGTTGCGTGGCCCCGCTAGGAGGGACATGCCCATTCTCTTCCACAACTTTTGCAGTGTCATGATATTCAGATTCCCCTTGAGTCGGGGAAGTCGAATCATTAGTCGTGTGGGGACCTTCGGCCTGAGTGCTTTGCTTTCTCGGCTTTCCTCCTCGAAATGCTTCCAATTTCTGACGGACCCTTGCTCGAAATCCTGTCTTTATTGAAGAATACATCTTAATTCAAATTTGATGCCATAGTGGAAATAATGTGGAAGCGTAGCATTTTTCGAGCTAAAAAGGTGGGCGAAACCGCAATTTCAGGGTTTCCAGCCACGCTATATCGAACCCCTGTCCGTGGATTATACGTGGGTTCATTTCAGTGGCTATTGTGACGCTATTGCGGGATCTTAGGTGCCTAGATCCATTTAAACTCCACCGGATGGGCGAATCGGAGACTGTTAGCCCGTTACTTCCATCGGATTGTATGTTGTTAGCGGCCATTGTTTCTCCCCGTTATCTGTCTATCTCAGCGCCCAGTCAGCccaaggaaaaaaaaaataaaggcTTGGCTCTCCAGGGTTTCTTGTTATAGTTATGTAACTTTCTTTAATCCTCTTTTATGTCCTGAGCTTATCGATTCTGATGAGTTATAATCATATACTTGATGTTATTTACTAGAATATCCGCTTGTagttttctctttctccatgtCCTTTTTCcctattttcctttttctcttttttcttttcgtttcttctctctttcatgTTTGGCGTGTCCATTCCTTGATGTTGGACATTCGGACAATGTTATAATCCTGACTGTTAGCCCATGATCATATTTAACAGCAAATTAGGGAATGTTCTTACATATGATTCTCATTTCCGTCATGttatctttctctcgctGTTGAAGTGAATATGAATACGCATATATGAATAGATCAGATATAAATTTTCCTTAAATACACTCCATCCTATCTCTAAAGAGTTCAGAAACTGCCCTGCGCTCTTCCATACCTAAATACATAAACAGGAAACGAAGACGGACCGTTATTCAAACCAGCCTACAGAAATCCCCTATCACCTCCTTTCACTAAACACAACTTCCAGCTCCCCCAAATTCGCTACAAATGTATCTCTCGTCTCCTCTCTAAACCtccttccatcctccccgTCCGCCAACCGCACACCAAACCTCCCAAACAGCATCGCCACCACAACCCTCAACTCAATATACGCCAACCCCTTCCCAACACAACTATACGCGCCACCCACGAACGGGAAATATGCcgctttatttattatccaATCTGGCTTCTCGTCCGTCCAGCGCTCGGGGACGAACTCTTCCGGGTTTCGATAGTACCGGGGATCGTTCTGGACGGGTAGAATCGGCACACTGACTATTGTATCTCCCGGAATGAACGTGGAGATTCCCTTATCATTGGGAATCTGGATGCCTTCTGGTGGTGTCTTGCGCTGGATGCCACCGTGCACTGGTGGCTGTATGCGGAGAGCTTCGTTGACGCAGGCGTTTAGGTAGGGAAGGGAGGATATGGAGCGGTAGTAGATGTCTTCGGGGGATTCGGTGGACGGTGCTGGGTCTGTTTGGCGTTTTACTGCTGTGGAGTCGAGTTCGGCTTGGAGCTTtcgttggatggatggattgaggGCCAGGTGGTAGATTATGACACTCATTGTGACGGAGCTGGTGTCTCTGTTTGTAGTTAATCAGTTTGATGTCAATGACAAATTGAATGGTTTGTGGTGTGACTCACCCTCCAGCAATAACAAGCAGCTCTCCCTCACTATACAACGCCTTTTTAGATAAATCACGCATAGACGGCAGCATCCTCGTCATAATATCCTCCCCAGGCACTtcatttatttcttcttgctgCCGCTTCTCCTGGATACGATCCTGGATCCAATTTCCATACTCTCGAATAGCACTACCAGCGCCGGGCAGGCTCATCAACAAGCTGATAAGCCACGGCGTGTGAACCATGACATGCTGGCCATTTCGCATGTTCTTGACGAAGCTAAGACTAGAGTTCAACTCCCACGTCTCGATATTTTTGAAGGAATAGCCCCAGCCGACGACTCCCATGATATCGTAGCTGAGAAGCGACATGGTACTGGGGACAGAGAGCGGTTGGTTGACACGGTGAGCCAAAGCATCGAGGAACTTTTCCGTTGTGCGGACGACCATCGGTTGGTAGGATTTCAGTGCTGTTATTTCAGTGAGCACGATGTGACACACCCAGGAGGACATGATCACCAACCTCTTCCACTAAACACCTTATCCCAAAGAGCCTTCCTCCGCTGCGAGTGCACGGCTGGATCCCGCATATGAAACACCGCATAGTCATGTGTGAAGTCACCTGAACCCTTTAGACGATCATACCACGGGCCACGGGTACATTTGCTTGAAGGTCCATAGATGACATCGATGGCTTCAGCCGACAGGATGCTAAGTTCCTGGGGCCCTGTTCGGACAATATCCCCGTACTGTCTGTGTAGGTTCCATACGCGCTCGAAGTTGCGGTTTTTCTCGAGGTTCTCGTATCCGGTCACGAACTTGGAGAGTTTGAGAGAGAATGGGCCTGGGAAGTGATGTAGACGATGGAAGAAGGCGCGGTAGGTTAAGATcgaggcgaagagggagacATAGAAGCAGATGTTTAGTATGGACACATTACCGATGCCTAGAAGCCATGCATAGATGCTTGTCCAACTTCCGTGCTTGTTGACTGTCGTAAGTAGGGCTAGGGTATTCACGATCAGGTTGGCATAGACCCAAGCACGGCCCTCCTTGGCGCCGCGCTCTCCGCGTGACCAGTAGAAAATATGGGCACTGATGCCGGCAGCTGCCAGGAGAGGGCCTTTCTCCTTTACAGTGTCCAAAAGATCAAGGAACAAGGCCATTCTGTCTTAGTCTGGAATCTCCGAAGGCATTGTGGTCACTACTTATAGATGCCTATGCTCTTGGCAGGATGTGGGGATCATAAGCGCCAAGAGAAACATACCAATAAAGACCCTTTATTGCAATTTCGGTTTGACTTTCTTCTCGGCATTTGCGAGACAGATCATCAATCCATATTGAATGTCTGTGTGCTATACCCTTTCGGGAACCGGTTGCGACATTGCTGATTGGCTGCTCCGCCTAATCTTCAGTATCCACCATTTGTTTTGAAGTCAATGCACGCAATGCCGGTGGAGTCGA
The window above is part of the Aspergillus luchuensis IFO 4308 DNA, chromosome 8, nearly complete sequence genome. Proteins encoded here:
- a CDS encoding cytochrome P450 (COG:Q;~EggNog:ENOG410PHH6;~InterPro:IPR001128,IPR002403,IPR036396;~PFAM:PF00067;~TransMembrane:4 (o15-31i43-62o68-96i360-381o);~go_function: GO:0004497 - monooxygenase activity [Evidence IEA];~go_function: GO:0005506 - iron ion binding [Evidence IEA];~go_function: GO:0016705 - oxidoreductase activity, acting on paired donors, with incorporation or reduction of molecular oxygen [Evidence IEA];~go_function: GO:0020037 - heme binding [Evidence IEA];~go_process: GO:0055114 - oxidation-reduction process [Evidence IEA]), with protein sequence MALFLDLLDTVKEKGPLLAAAGISAHIFYWSRGERGAKEGRAWVYANLIVNTLALLTTVNKHGSWTSIYAWLLGIGNVSILNICFYVSLFASILTYRAFFHRLHHFPGPFSLKLSKFVTGYENLEKNRNFERVWNLHRQYGDIVRTGPQELSILSAEAIDVIYGPSSKCTRGPWYDRLKGSGDFTHDYAVFHMRDPAVHSQRRKALWDKVFSGRALKSYQPMVVRTTEKFLDALAHRVNQPLSVPSTMSLLSYDIMGVVGWGYSFKNIETWELNSSLSFVKNMRNGQHVMVHTPWLISLLMSLPGAGSAIREYGNWIQDRIQEKRQQEEINEVPGEDIMTRMLPSMRDLSKKALYSEGELLVIAGGDTSSVTMSVIIYHLALNPSIQRKLQAELDSTAVKRQTDPAPSTESPEDIYYRSISSLPYLNACVNEALRIQPPVHGGIQRKTPPEGIQIPNDKGISTFIPGDTIVSVPILPVQNDPRYYRNPEEFVPERWTDEKPDWIINKAAYFPFVGGAYSCVGKGLAYIELRVVVAMLFGRFGVRLADGEDGRRFREETRDTFVANLGELEVVFSERR